In a genomic window of Pseudomonas putida:
- a CDS encoding GNAT family N-acetyltransferase — translation MEPILELESARLLMRQWRDQDLPEFAEMCADPQVMRYFPAPLSRLESASLIGRIRGHFAEHGFGLWALERKDTGQFIGFTGLAVVGFDAPFTPATEIGWRLAREHWGLGYASEAAWTALRCGFDRLPLNEIVSFTADNNLPSQKVMQAIGMHHDPRDDFEHPRLEVGHPLRHHVLYRINREQWLQTLHG, via the coding sequence ATGGAACCGATACTGGAACTCGAAAGCGCGCGTCTGCTGATGCGCCAGTGGCGTGACCAGGATTTGCCGGAATTTGCCGAGATGTGTGCCGACCCACAGGTCATGCGCTATTTCCCGGCGCCCTTGAGCCGGCTGGAAAGCGCTTCATTGATCGGGCGAATCAGGGGCCATTTTGCCGAGCACGGCTTCGGCCTCTGGGCGCTGGAGCGCAAGGACACCGGTCAGTTCATCGGATTTACCGGCCTGGCCGTGGTCGGATTCGACGCGCCGTTTACTCCAGCCACCGAGATCGGCTGGCGCCTGGCGCGGGAACACTGGGGGCTGGGGTATGCCAGTGAAGCCGCCTGGACCGCTCTGCGTTGCGGGTTTGACCGGTTACCCCTGAACGAGATCGTCTCCTTCACCGCCGACAACAACCTGCCGTCGCAGAAAGTCATGCAGGCCATCGGAATGCATCACGACCCGCGCGATGACTTCGAACACCCCAGGCTCGAAGTCGGCCATCCCCTGCGTCATCACGTGCTCTATCGCATCAATCGTGAGCAGTGGCTGCAAACCTTGCATGGATAA
- a CDS encoding histone deacetylase family protein has protein sequence MPLPLIYHEDYSPEFPADHRFPMDKFRLLRDHLVESGLTRDADLLRPPLCPPEILALAHDPSYIERYMGGELSREDQRRLGLPWSEALARRTVRAVGGSILAAEQALEHGLACHLAGGTHHAHYDHPAGFCIFNDLAVISHFLLECGRVNRVLIFDCDVHQGDGTARILHNTPEAITVSLHCEKNFPARKAESDWDIPLPNGMGDEDYLKVVNDALNYLLPLYQPDLVLYDAGVDVHKDDALGYLKLTDQGVAARDESVMRHCLGRDIPVVGVIGGGYSKDRKALARRHGILHHSAQRVWQSSGCH, from the coding sequence ATGCCCCTGCCGTTGATTTATCACGAAGACTACAGCCCCGAGTTCCCGGCGGATCACCGCTTCCCCATGGACAAGTTCCGCCTGCTGCGCGATCACCTGGTGGAGAGCGGGCTGACCCGTGACGCCGACCTGTTGCGTCCGCCACTGTGCCCGCCGGAGATTCTCGCGCTCGCCCATGACCCTTCGTATATCGAACGCTACATGGGCGGCGAGTTGTCCCGTGAAGATCAACGTCGCCTCGGCCTGCCCTGGAGCGAAGCCCTGGCCCGGCGCACGGTGCGAGCGGTCGGCGGTTCCATTCTGGCGGCCGAGCAAGCCCTGGAGCATGGCCTGGCCTGCCACCTGGCCGGCGGCACCCACCATGCCCATTACGACCATCCGGCCGGATTCTGCATCTTCAATGACCTGGCGGTGATCAGCCATTTCCTCCTGGAATGTGGCCGGGTCAACCGCGTGTTGATCTTTGACTGCGACGTGCACCAGGGCGATGGCACCGCGCGCATCCTGCACAACACCCCGGAGGCGATTACCGTTTCCCTGCATTGCGAAAAGAATTTTCCTGCACGCAAGGCCGAAAGCGATTGGGACATCCCGCTGCCCAATGGCATGGGCGACGAGGATTACCTGAAGGTGGTCAACGATGCGCTCAACTACCTGCTGCCCCTCTATCAGCCCGACCTGGTGCTGTATGACGCCGGTGTCGACGTGCACAAGGACGACGCCCTGGGTTACCTGAAGCTGACCGACCAGGGTGTGGCAGCCCGGGATGAAAGCGTCATGCGCCATTGCCTGGGTCGCGATATTCCGGTGGTCGGGGTGATCGGTGGCGGCTACAGCAAGGACCGCAAGGCCCTGGCACGACGCCATGGCATCCTCCATCACAGCGCGCAGCGGGTCTGGCAGTCATCAGGCTGTCACTGA
- the tesB gene encoding acyl-CoA thioesterase II, which translates to MSQVLEDLVDLLTLESIEENLFRGRSQDLGFRQLFGGQVLGQSLSAASQTVEETRHVHSMHGYFLRPGDAGLPVVYQVDRVRDGGSFSTRRVTAIQKGHPIFTCSASFQYDEQGFEHQSQMPQVVGPENLPSELEITQQRAHLIPEKMREKLLCPKPIEFRPITEKDPYNPQPSDPIKYVWFRADGALADSPALHKYLLAYASDFGLLTTSMQPHGKSVWHKDMQVASLDHALWFHKDLRADDWLLYAMDSPWAGNSRGFSRGSVFNRAGELVASVTQEGLIRHRKDWA; encoded by the coding sequence ATGAGCCAAGTGTTGGAAGATCTGGTGGACTTGCTGACCCTGGAATCGATCGAGGAAAACCTGTTCCGTGGCCGTAGCCAGGACCTGGGGTTTCGTCAGTTGTTCGGCGGTCAGGTGCTCGGCCAGTCGCTGTCGGCGGCCAGTCAGACCGTTGAAGAAACGCGCCATGTGCATTCGATGCATGGCTACTTCCTGCGTCCGGGCGATGCCGGCTTGCCGGTGGTGTATCAGGTTGACCGGGTTCGCGATGGCGGCAGTTTCAGCACGCGGCGGGTGACGGCGATCCAGAAGGGACACCCGATTTTTACCTGCAGCGCCTCCTTCCAGTACGACGAACAGGGCTTTGAGCACCAGTCGCAAATGCCGCAAGTGGTCGGCCCGGAAAACCTGCCGTCGGAACTGGAAATCACCCAGCAACGCGCGCACCTGATCCCGGAGAAGATGCGCGAAAAACTGCTCTGCCCGAAGCCGATCGAGTTTCGTCCGATCACCGAGAAAGATCCCTACAACCCGCAGCCGTCCGATCCGATCAAGTACGTCTGGTTTCGCGCCGACGGTGCCCTGGCCGACTCGCCGGCCCTGCATAAATACCTGCTGGCGTATGCCTCGGACTTCGGTCTGCTGACCACCTCGATGCAGCCCCATGGCAAATCGGTTTGGCACAAGGACATGCAGGTCGCCAGCCTCGACCATGCGCTGTGGTTCCACAAGGACCTGCGCGCCGATGACTGGCTGCTCTACGCGATGGACAGCCCGTGGGCGGGCAACTCCCGCGGGTTCTCCCGTGGCAGCGTGTTCAACCGCGCCGGGGAATTGGTGGCCTCGGTCACTCAGGAAGGCCTGATTCGCCATCGCAAGGATTGGGCATGA